A window of Geotrypetes seraphini chromosome 16, aGeoSer1.1, whole genome shotgun sequence genomic DNA:
ccttacgtttgtacggaatctatcccctttcaactttagagagtgccctctcgttctccctaccttggagagggtgaacagtctgtctttatctactattatAATAGGGACGGAGCACACATTCactcaattcagaaatacaagcaagctttaaatcattcattgatgtcagaaaaatacTAAAAGGctattatcaactgaaatataccttagcataaaaaggctttggcaaataattgagttttcagcattttcttaaaattcatcctgcCCATGCAGTTATCCTGCACCTGAGTAGAAATTCTTTCCATGTTTCACAGCTTTAATAAAAATAACTGAAGAATATTCTCAGAATTATAATTTAACAGATGTTAAAAGACTGAGTAAATAATAAAGATGTATATTAAAAGAGCAAACTACTCACAGCATATTATTTGGAAAGATCATGATCTCAATGGATGATTCATTGTTCTCTTCATTTTCAAACGATTTCCTAAAAATTAGCACAAAATATCATTTATAGATACAGTAAATTCAGAAATTCTAGAGGATAGGTGGTCTCTGTCTCACAAGCTTAGTTAACACCTAGTGGCTGAAGACTTTCTCTAAGAAGCAGTAAAGTAATGAACTTAAATTGTATCTAGTGCCTTTGGGATTATACGCTTTAGAGGATCAGAAAAGAAGCAGGTGGTTAAACTTATCATTTCCACTGTTCTCCAGCACATctcttaaaaaaaagaataaagaaaagaaacccctatgaggtacataatcaaaaagaaaatacatatataaacccgcctaaatcagcacttggatgatcaaagagacaggtcgtccaagtaccgacaatCAAAATAGATTTTAGACGTATGTAAAAGCagtttaggccttttcactgcgcagagtgaaaaggggtgttttcCAAGGAGTGGTTAGGGAGGGAGGTGAGCGGGATGTGGGCCAGCCTAAGCTTAGTCATCTGACAGCCATAATCGAACAAGGTTACCTGGACAGAAATTATAagtttgacttagaccaagtcaaaacatgtATAAGTTCTGgatcgggccgctgagctgatcgaggctcccgcaatcagctcagcggcccaggcaacccatccccctgtccccgtaacgatcgcagcaggagggttgccctgtccctcctgctcGGCACCCACTGCGACCCTCCCGAATGAtcacaggagagatgcccaatctctcttgcccGTCAGCAGCCGCAAACCCCTACCCACCcgaatgatcgcggcaggagagatgtccactctctcctgcccagCGGCTATCGCAAACCCCCCCAAATGATCGCGGTAGGAAAGGTACCCAATCTCTGCTGCCCGTCATCCACCACAACCCCCAATAGTTCTCCAGTAGGAGAGAAATCCAATCTTTCCTGCCAGATACACCCCCCAAAagttttccggcaggagggatgcccagtccctcctgccagccacCCCTATCCCCCCAAAGGTAGCCCACCTGAACCCTCTCAAGGCCACCCCCACTgggacccccaccccccagggtCCCCCCTTACCCTGCACGGACCCCCAACATTTTTTAGATGGATGGATGGGTCTTTCCTGTGCCTggtcaatcagaatcttaggccactcccaccacatcccagaatgcactggaagaTAGACctggttggtccaggtgcctaaggctcctcctacaGGAGGGGTTTTAAGCACCTGCGCCAATCAAGGCCTTGGGCCCCTCCCTAgtgtatcccaagatgcactgggaaggggcaggcccgccattccagTAAAAGaggtgtatctggaggagtggttagggtagtatttgggcgggatgtggccgacttagacttagatgtcctgcagggataatcaaatgttttactagacatcctggatgaaacttagacgtggtgagttagacgatgtgaaaacaggtataaatgccaaaatgatatccaaattgaccagataaccactgcagagacaaagtaaagacccacacacacttccccagtgttcactgacccccccccatcacatACCCACAAGGATCAGAAtataaaagtacatacctgtctccagaatgtcagcacctggtataggaaagcctagtagagctgcctGGTGGACAGGcttgtgaaccatagagagaaggacccaggctcttaagctactctaaccactacctttatggtggaaaatgtgtgcCCACCAAACCTCCACTCTACAGCCATAATGTCTATTGGGGTTAtaggcaggtgggtatagtgggtttggggtgtgttttggagggctcaccataagctataagggagttctggtgagatgcttatatggcatcctttatgtgaagttcacaacaatgccctgtaaggtgccccactgctctgttgccatgtctgggtgaccagtccattacaagattggcccctcccacgtctaaaTGGTCTTCTTctgggcgttttggacttggacaatgcgcaagtcacttaagccttcactgtcccaggtacattagatagattgtgagcccactgggacaaatagggaaattgcttgaagtacctgtatgtaaaaccactttgagtgtgattgtaaagctacaaaaagatggcatacaagtcccaatccctttccctttcaccTACAATGGATGCAGCATTGAGATGAGACATTGCAACCAACTTCTCAACAGGCTGCCTAGTTTGAGTTAggaagaatttatttatttctttcgaTTTCTATctcgttctcccagaagctcagaacgggttacaagtagacatttacaatcatttgaaaacagaGTAGTCATGACAacaacagagcttattctagagaccagactggtcatagcgaagagtactaggagaagtatattgaggaggcaatttttaatggcccgattggtggAAGAAGAAGGTCTTTAATGCTctgcgacctgatctgtgtgggtagttggctccatagcaaaggtaggaaatggctgtaggatcttttgtatgcCGTACTCAtttggagggatctccctgcgggaatgctgagtctttgttctgctttggagcggaggggaAGGTTAGAGGTGTATAGGCGTaacttggatgctatgtaggctagggttttttggtagaatctcttgtgtgtcatgtCCAGGTCTTTGAAGATGCAttgctttttgactggtaacaaGTGAGCTGCGTAGAGCACTGGAATAATGGGGTCATGGTAactgaggttgtataggagttgaattgctgagttctggactttttggaggcgttttagatctcttgcagcgatgccattgaatagggggttgcagtagtctagtctagagagtatgtaggcatatagcagttgggctaagtctgtttctggaaggtagggtttgatccttcgcaGTTGGCGTAGGTAGCAAAAAGATGTGGAAACTACCTGAGAGACATGGGCGGAGAGGGACAGGTAGCCATCCAGAATAATTGCAAGACTTCATACCTGGTCTTTTGCTGTTAAGGGGGTGGATTCCCAGGATAGTGTCGGACGGGTGAAATGTCCACACCTTAGTCCAGTGGCCTCATATCAGCCCAATTAGGGTTATTCCAGGTCACCTCGAGGACCTCCCTACCTTTCACCATTGAAACCGCAATACTGCTGCTTCTCCCTTAACCATAATTCCTTCACATTTTACGATACAGCCCAACTTTTTTATCAAATACAAACCCCTTTAACATTTAGAAATTCATGTGATCGTAGGTGATAACAAAATAATAGACCTCATTCATagcttcatagtttatttaaaatttgattacacgCCTATCAAAATTCTAGGTGAAAATGCAATATTAAAAATGAGGGGTagaatagttttttttaaatttatttttattagaatttccattatttgtacagaaaagaaatatATTCTATTGCACACCTAGGAAatataatatttaaaacaaattaaagtaTATCTCTCTCAAGTCCATTAAGGACCAAGATAacaatgagtgaaaaaaaatgagtaaatcaaaaaagaaagaagaaaaaattgccTAACCAAAAGGCAGAGATATTAAATTATGAGAAGAGAACAGGAATATCCATTTGACTTCTCTCCACACACTTAGTTACCAGAAATGTTGTGAGATGAGAcagttcaaagaacacatatttaaTGGTGTGATACCTCCAATCTGGGTAACACATTCTACTCTTGCTAATTGAAAGCATGACACATGTAGCAACATCAGTGGTGGTACCAGCACTGCAGTCAGTACAGGAGACTGTGTGTTAGTATGCACGCAGAGAGCCCAGTACACTCCACTGGTTTCCATTCCAACAAGGATGACTCACAAAAGGAGGTTGTAAATCCTGTGATATTTTACTGACTGGTGAACTCCACATTCTCCAAGATGTCTGACACTACAAGGCATACATCATAATGGAGGTCCACAGAGAGGTGGAACAGTCCTGTCTCTGTGACCCCATTAGAAGTCCTGACCTATAATTTGAAAACTATTATGTTAGTAGGTATGTTTCTCCATCCTCTACCTTAGCTGTATCATCTCTCTGCCATTACATCtgtcctcttccctcccttcagCCATGCAGTTTTGCTGGCTTCTTGTGGAATTATGCACTGAGTGtaacccagtgtctctcaaacttttttttagctatggtacactaaacagagcaaatgtttttcgcggcacattataagtgaaattattaaattgaaaaaccaacaaaaaaattaaatttgaaagttgtttatttaaatttatttaagctctgtatgggtaattgtaaaaatggtgaaactaaagtagatagaatagaattctaatcaatgcgatggatgagtTTGTTTTTGagcgcaaattaactcaaaatgcatctCAATAGTCTACAAGCAAACACGCATCTCATCATCCATTATCCGCAGTCattatctttttttctatttaatatCTGTCaaaactgaaaatccaagttcgcaaagataagaaaatccaaaTGATAATAAACCCTTGATTGATTTGTTGCTtaggttaggataactactgcataaaaaataaaaataaaattacttgcccttagttttcaaggactaatCACATCAAAGATTGACGATTGACTTGGAGGTTGTATCTTATGCAAagagatgctcataacattgacagacatGACGTACAAGTCAtctgttctagtgtatacttatgaagggtatttttaaaaataaagtaaaattctggaatctctcatgggaCACCttgaatctctttggggcacaccactatgcCTTGTCACACACTTTGAGAGACAATGGTGTAACATTGGTCAGAAGAATCTCTCTAATCCATTATCATAGTCCTGCCATGGAAAATGATGATGCATCAATGGCCAGTCAACTTCTGTGGGAGTTCTAGAGAGTCTGTCTGCCCCTCGCAACTGAATATTTAATATTCCTTCACTACTGCCAATGGTAAGAATATAATGAATGGAAGACTCTCATGTACCTTCCCCATCATGTTATAATCAAATATCATTCCCTTCATGTTTGGCTGCTTTATGTGGTTGACATGTTGGTGACTTCACAACCTGCACTTGAACATGGGTGACTGGGGCCTTCATGGATTGGTGGGCAtagctctggccaccttgttgagtAGACTGGAAAAGTACAGGAGAGAAAGTGAGTAATAGGGATCTAATAAGGATGGGGACAAGCATCTGATGATCCAGTTGAATGAACCTCAATTCTTCTCACATCCAAACACAACCATTAAACACACAATTGAATAATGGTTAATAAGCCATCCAATATTTATAAGTCAAACAGAGAGAATATTCTTAACAACAAAAAACATATGATAGGCAAAGTTTATTTAATCAATAGATATAAAGACTTTTAGAACAAAATTGTTAATtcatataaaaaattattttaaaaagaacaCAATCAATGCAAATTCAATGAGCATTCACAAATCAGGGTTCTTGGAGTCCACAGTGGATGAGACTAGAGGTAGCTCTCAATAAAGACAGCATAATTATGTCTCTTCAAAAGAAATTCTAATTAAAATATTAATCAAGGAATAAATAATCAAGATTTTAAATTGAAGATCACGGGGCATACTCAAATTTGTGAGAGAAGAGGTGCTATACAAGGGTATCTTTCTTTAAATGGTCAGAAATCAGCTCTCTTGTATAACCAGAAAAGACACTTTGCTACCTCCCAGTTTCTTCATGGCTATTCTTGCCTTCTTGTTTCTTAGAGTATAAATGCAAGGGTTTAACAAAGGGGTGACAATAGTATAAAAAACAGAGATTAGTTTATCAGTGTCAAATACAATTGATGGTCTCATGTAGAGATAGGCAATGGGACCAAAAAACAAAGTGACTACCAGGAGATGGGAGGCACAGGTAGAGAAAGCTTTGCGCCTTCCCTCAGCTGATTTAATTTTTAAGATAGTGGAGATGATGTATACATAAGATACAATCAACACCGAGAAACAACCAATGGCTACAGTTCCGCTGTTGACCCTATCTGCAATTTCACTGAAAACGGTAGTTGAGCAAGCCAACACAGATAAGGCGTGTCCATCACAAAAGAAATGATTTATCTCATTAGGACCACAGAAGGTCAGCTGAACTATTGGAAATGTCTGACCGCTGGCATGAATGAAACCCCCTACCCATGTAGAAAGAACTAACAGGAGACAGACTGGTCTGCTCATTATTGTGGTATAACGCAAAGGATTGCAGATGGCGACATAGCGGTCATAAGCCATCAGGACCAGGTGAAAGCATTCTGTACCCGCTATCAAATGTAAGAAAAACAACTGACTAATGCAGTCTCTTAAAGAGATGGTGTTTTTCAGCAAGAGAAAGAGAGCCAGCGCTCTGGGGACAGTAACTGTGGAAAAGGCCAAATCTATGAAAGACAAGTTGCTGAGGAAGAAATACATAGGAGTGTGCAGTTGAGAGTCCACATATATGGTTGTCATAATGAGAAGATTCCCAGCTATGGTGCCCAGATACATCACTAGAAAGAGTACAAAGAATATAATCTGTAGGTCTGGATTGCTAGAAAGTCCGAGAAGGATGAATTCAGTGACTCTGGTTTCATTCACGATTGCCATTCCTTCCACATTGCAAACTgcaggaaaagagaaaaaagacaCAATAATCAGAATACATTAAATGAGACATAACATCAGAAAACATTGTTATACTTAATAGGCAATTCTTGATTTACTGTgtcatatttatgtttatgtCTATTAAAATCTTTCTTTACTGCCCAtaaagccaaaaaggatcaaagcgatCTACATCACAACTTAATCATatttaagaaaggaactccattagaaaataggaaaggaaaaaagagaaagaaaagaaattaacatttctaaaacatatccactaaaactattatatgaaataaataaatccaaatcaacaggAATCAGTACAAACTAATGCAGATTGCAGTCTCCATTCCATATTTAGGCTTTCGTCTTTtaaactgcgctaacagtttttaGCATGGTGAGCTgccctgaatggcccacgctgctcccgacgctcataggaactctatgggcaTCAGGAGAAGCGCGGGacattcagtgcggctcaccaCGCTACAAATTGCTagagcagtttgatagaagagacccTAAGTGACATATCAAAACAAAAGGGTTGGGGGAGAAGTACAATTTGTAACTGAAGAGAGAGACAAGAGGTCAGCACAAAAAGCGGGGAATATGTTCTTCTTAAAATCTAGCGTCTATCTATCAAAGGCATTCTTAAAAGGAAAGGGCTTTAAGTAGGTTTTAAATCTGTCCAAAAGTATTTCTTCCCAGAAATGTAGGGGCAGAGATTTCCACACTGTAGGTGCTATGAcggagaaaattttctttttggtGGTATCATAGAATAGATGTTGCGGGGAAGGAATAACCAGAAGATTCTGGCTACCTGACCGAAGCGTTCTAGTTGGACGGTGTGGGATAAgatgctctgccttaaccatgcatgcctcaaacacatgattttaaagtgtttgaggcttgtgcagatgagacagaacttgcaggaatggggcagggacaggaaaagaatatgCAGAGACAGAGCGGGAAAATGAGTTCACGCAAGGACGGAGAAAATTTTGTCCCCTTATCATTCTCTACTTGACAGccgcaacccagtcaggttttcacgatttccacaataaatatgcatgagctctatttgcaatCCAtggaaatcaatctcatgcatattatctATGGAAAACTTGACAGAATTGTGGCCCATGATGGCTGAGGTTGCCCATTCCTGCTCTAGTCTTTTTCCCAAATCTGGCCTATGAGATCACTTTTACATCTTGACCGCTTCTCTAGAACAGTGtatctcaacttcttcaagccaagttgAACAAATATCAACCAGTACCCCCGCCCAATCTCTACCCCTGGCCCCACACCCATaacaatagtactaattgtaaagcaatttcttccattcatttttcatatacacacaatataatctcattaatacataatggaaaccacaatttaaaaaaaacccgacAAAGCATacagtatgcagagaaaatatttattacaGGCAACAAATGGTTACAAACAATCGCAATATAGCATGTATCACCAACATGCAACTTATTCCCTACTTAGGTATAACAATATTTAGCTCTAACAATACTGCTTATCTATTGTCCTAATACCTACACTGGCTAATAGCTGTCCTGTTTTATACCCAGAGGCCATACTATCACAACAAATGGGGGAATTCAGGGCCTCTGCCCATATCATTAATCACTCTTTGATTGCGTAGCTGATTGCATAGGAGTAGAATTCTTTGCCAATGATTGATCCCTTCTGATGTATTTAAAGAAAGATTCTAAAGAGTCAATGAGACATAAGTGAGAAGAGACATAGAGAAACAAGTTGAACAAGACAGGAATAGTGTGCTGAATATAGTAGAAAAGACTGCtcctataatatatataatataacctTTATCCTGCACTTGAAAAGGAAGAGGTggtgaaaaattctcagcccaaccaagaagagaatgatcaatgatctgaaacaatttcgaaacatggaattttgtttctgcaaatcagcacttaatgaaataaggtaatactctttcagctactgtggcaaaatagcactcagaatttaggaagttggttgattgggttgagaacttttcagcacttcctcCTATGTAATAAAAGTCAGCCAAGTTTAGGACAATAAAGGCATCGTGACATCATTGATGTGGTTGGCTCTTAAtgatgaaatgaggcattatgacatccaagtttccaagtttattaaaatggt
This region includes:
- the LOC117350467 gene encoding olfactory receptor 1509-like, which translates into the protein MAIVNETRVTEFILLGLSSNPDLQIIFFVLFLVMYLGTIAGNLLIMTTIYVDSQLHTPMYFFLSNLSFIDLAFSTVTVPRALALFLLLKNTISLRDCISQLFFLHLIAGTECFHLVLMAYDRYVAICNPLRYTTIMSRPVCLLLVLSTWVGGFIHASGQTFPIVQLTFCGPNEINHFFCDGHALSVLACSTTVFSEIADRVNSGTVAIGCFSVLIVSYVYIISTILKIKSAEGRRKAFSTCASHLLVVTLFFGPIAYLYMRPSIVFDTDKLISVFYTIVTPLLNPCIYTLRNKKARIAMKKLGGSKVSFLVIQES